In the Euzebya sp. genome, one interval contains:
- a CDS encoding diguanylate cyclase domain-containing protein, with the protein MTTDRLVRAAASHGAIPAVVAISAVVVAVPSGPRRAAVEVVLFLASAAGIALGVRAHRPTRPLMWHALTAALVCFGLSSGAWGLSELGVAGAAIAESALDIGGYLCAAVAAVGVLVTRRAEGDREVRTDLAVAGVALVALGAQWATASGVSDQMGFGADQLGLMLMNVALLVVVAQALFTGHGNRSLQLLVLAVGVEMAELGAVLWWPTAAGSTAIDAVPVAAAWLAVLAALHPSMVEVATPTASHTASLASRRWVSLAVTLVANPIMVWLWAIQHDAGTARLDPLALGLCVLALSGLGLWRVWQLIIERERSRAAVEASEARLHLVFQHAADVIAITASDGTLTSVSPAAAAVLGHTAQGLVGHPVADLAVPEDRAALAALLDDDGAGVHAGDIRVRDARDAVRWVEVRVADCRGLPGVDGHILTMREVTDRRAAEEQLTRAAFTDPLTGLANRRRFTAALAALLDATDGQGAGPGGPAVLFCDLDDFKDVNDRSGHAAGDRVLVAVADRLRREAGAGDGGHDSGPSAPVVARLGGDEFAILVPAVADQARLVALADRLLAAVDEPIPLGDGTAIRQRISLGGAVAAPGDAVEDLIHHADRAMYEAKAAGKGRARIARRPVASTRRAGLSRR; encoded by the coding sequence ATGACCACGGACCGGCTCGTCCGCGCGGCGGCGTCGCACGGCGCCATCCCGGCCGTGGTCGCGATCAGCGCCGTGGTCGTCGCGGTGCCGTCCGGCCCGCGGCGCGCCGCGGTCGAGGTGGTGCTGTTCCTCGCCTCCGCCGCCGGCATCGCCCTCGGGGTGCGGGCGCACCGCCCGACGCGACCGCTCATGTGGCACGCGCTCACGGCGGCGCTGGTCTGCTTCGGGTTGAGCAGCGGGGCCTGGGGGCTGAGCGAGCTGGGCGTCGCGGGTGCCGCGATCGCCGAGTCGGCCCTCGACATCGGCGGCTACCTCTGCGCCGCGGTGGCCGCCGTCGGGGTCCTCGTGACGCGGCGGGCCGAGGGCGACCGGGAGGTCCGCACCGACCTCGCCGTCGCCGGGGTGGCGCTGGTCGCGCTGGGCGCCCAGTGGGCCACCGCGAGCGGGGTGTCGGACCAGATGGGGTTCGGCGCGGACCAGCTCGGGTTGATGCTGATGAACGTCGCGCTCCTCGTCGTGGTCGCCCAGGCGCTCTTCACCGGGCACGGGAACCGCAGCCTGCAGCTGCTGGTGCTGGCGGTCGGCGTCGAGATGGCCGAGCTCGGCGCGGTCCTGTGGTGGCCCACCGCGGCCGGATCGACGGCGATCGACGCCGTCCCCGTCGCCGCCGCCTGGCTGGCGGTCCTGGCGGCGCTGCACCCGTCGATGGTCGAGGTCGCCACCCCGACCGCGTCGCACACCGCATCCCTCGCCTCGCGGCGGTGGGTCAGCCTCGCGGTCACGCTGGTCGCCAACCCGATCATGGTGTGGCTGTGGGCCATCCAGCACGACGCCGGGACGGCCAGGCTCGACCCGCTGGCGCTCGGCCTCTGCGTCCTCGCGCTGTCGGGCCTCGGGCTCTGGCGGGTCTGGCAGCTGATCATCGAGCGCGAGCGCAGCCGGGCGGCGGTCGAGGCCAGCGAGGCACGACTCCACCTGGTGTTCCAGCACGCCGCCGACGTGATCGCGATCACCGCCTCCGACGGCACCCTGACCTCCGTCAGCCCCGCGGCGGCGGCGGTGCTCGGGCACACCGCGCAGGGCCTGGTGGGGCACCCGGTCGCCGACCTCGCGGTGCCTGAGGACCGGGCGGCGCTGGCCGCCCTGCTGGACGACGACGGCGCTGGCGTGCACGCCGGCGACATCCGCGTGCGCGATGCCCGCGACGCGGTCCGCTGGGTCGAGGTGCGGGTCGCGGACTGCCGGGGGCTGCCCGGCGTCGACGGGCACATCCTGACGATGCGGGAGGTCACCGACCGGCGGGCGGCCGAGGAGCAGCTGACCCGCGCGGCGTTCACCGATCCGCTGACCGGTCTGGCCAACCGCCGGCGGTTCACCGCGGCGCTCGCCGCGCTGCTCGACGCGACGGACGGCCAGGGCGCCGGGCCGGGCGGGCCCGCGGTGCTGTTCTGCGACCTCGACGACTTCAAGGACGTGAACGACCGGTCGGGTCACGCCGCCGGCGACCGGGTGCTCGTGGCCGTCGCCGACCGGTTGCGGCGGGAGGCGGGCGCCGGCGACGGCGGGCACGACTCCGGACCGTCGGCGCCGGTGGTCGCACGCCTCGGCGGCGACGAGTTCGCGATCCTCGTGCCGGCCGTCGCGGATCAGGCTCGGCTCGTCGCGCTGGCCGACCGGCTCCTGGCGGCGGTCGACGAGCCGATCCCGCTCGGGGACGGCACCGCGATCCGCCAGCGCATCAGCCTGGGCGGTGCCGTCGCGGCGCCGGGCGACGCCGTCGAGGACCTGATCCACCACGCCGACCGCGCCATGTACGAGGCCAAGGCGGCCGGGAAGGGCCGGGCGCGGATCGCGCGCCGCCCGGTCGCGAGCACCCGCCGAGCTGGCCTCAGCCGGCGGTGA
- a CDS encoding putative bifunctional diguanylate cyclase/phosphodiesterase, with product MAVGTYLLARAVERPLSALIRRTRLVGAGQLDDLPEHPSRGSSEIAAAAAAFDDVVGNLRLLEGKVRALASCAFDDPVLDQQLPGPLGEELARSVRVLSGSIHDRSELQDRLAHQATHDGLTGLPNRVAAIESLANRIARGRRRGHLVAVAFIDLDGFTRINDTYGHDAGDAVLRCVADRLGEASRDVDVVARLGGDEYLVVFEEVSDVHAALTAARRIAERVAEPIRHGGRTLRVGASIGLAFAQDGADEPLELLAKAEIAVHRARLADEPVALFDEAQQEALRRRTAIEAALRDELAAGGPNLELHYQPIIRAADQSLRGFEALIRWSGPDGALIPPAEFIGVAEASPLVVQLDRWVLTTALAQLAAWHRHPALAHVDLSVNVSGRHVLSRDFAPHVRDALASVDVSPERLIIEVTETVLLDDLIVAVENLEEVRAMGIRVAVDDFGTGYTSLAHLRRLPMDELKIDRSFLSDLGQPQNRDLVRTVNELARHVGVPTVAEGIETAEQYAILREIGCDDVQGYLFGRPMPAADTAGWWTRHQAAVRDDDGVPAPTASR from the coding sequence ATGGCGGTGGGCACCTACCTCCTCGCCCGCGCCGTCGAGCGCCCGCTGTCCGCCCTGATCCGGCGCACGCGCCTCGTCGGTGCCGGGCAGCTCGACGACCTCCCCGAGCACCCCAGCCGCGGCTCGAGCGAGATCGCGGCGGCCGCCGCCGCCTTCGACGACGTCGTGGGGAACCTCCGGCTGCTCGAGGGCAAGGTCCGGGCGCTGGCGAGCTGCGCCTTCGACGACCCCGTCCTCGACCAGCAGCTCCCCGGTCCCCTCGGCGAGGAGCTGGCCCGATCGGTGCGGGTCCTCTCCGGGTCCATCCACGACCGCAGCGAGCTGCAGGACCGGCTGGCCCACCAGGCCACCCACGACGGCCTGACCGGGCTCCCCAACCGGGTCGCCGCGATCGAGTCGCTCGCCAACCGGATCGCGAGGGGCAGGCGGCGCGGACACCTCGTCGCCGTGGCGTTCATCGACCTCGACGGCTTCACGCGGATCAACGACACGTACGGCCACGACGCCGGCGACGCGGTCCTCCGCTGCGTGGCCGACCGCCTCGGCGAGGCCTCGCGCGACGTCGACGTGGTCGCCCGCCTCGGTGGGGACGAGTACCTCGTCGTCTTCGAGGAGGTCAGCGACGTGCACGCCGCGCTCACCGCCGCGCGCCGCATCGCCGAGCGGGTCGCCGAGCCGATCCGCCACGGGGGCCGCACCCTGCGGGTGGGGGCCAGCATCGGCCTGGCGTTCGCCCAGGACGGCGCCGACGAACCCCTCGAGCTGCTCGCGAAGGCCGAGATCGCCGTGCACCGGGCACGTCTTGCCGACGAGCCGGTCGCCCTCTTCGACGAGGCCCAGCAGGAGGCGCTCCGACGGCGCACGGCCATCGAGGCGGCGCTGCGCGACGAGCTGGCGGCGGGGGGCCCGAACCTCGAGCTGCACTACCAGCCCATCATCCGGGCGGCGGACCAGTCGCTCCGCGGCTTCGAGGCGCTGATCCGGTGGTCTGGCCCGGACGGGGCCCTCATCCCCCCGGCGGAGTTCATCGGCGTCGCCGAGGCCTCGCCGCTGGTCGTCCAGCTCGACCGCTGGGTGCTCACGACGGCGCTGGCGCAGCTGGCGGCGTGGCACCGCCATCCCGCGCTCGCCCACGTCGACCTGTCCGTCAACGTGTCGGGGCGCCACGTCCTCAGCCGGGACTTCGCCCCGCACGTCCGCGACGCCCTGGCGTCCGTCGACGTCTCTCCGGAACGCCTGATCATCGAGGTGACCGAGACGGTCCTGCTGGACGACCTCATCGTCGCCGTCGAGAACCTCGAGGAGGTCCGGGCGATGGGCATCCGCGTGGCCGTCGACGACTTCGGCACCGGCTACACGTCCCTCGCCCACCTGCGCCGTCTGCCGATGGACGAGCTGAAGATCGACCGGTCGTTCCTCAGCGACCTCGGCCAGCCGCAGAACCGCGACCTGGTGCGCACCGTCAACGAGCTCGCCCGCCACGTCGGCGTGCCCACGGTCGCCGAGGGGATCGAGACCGCCGAGCAGTACGCGATCCTGCGGGAGATCGGCTGCGACGACGTGCAGGGCTACCTCTTCGGACGTCCCATGCCGGCAGCCGACACCGCCGGCTGGTGGACGCGCCACCAGGCGGCGGTCCGCGACGACGACGGGGTCCCCGCCCCGACGGCGAGCCGATGA
- a CDS encoding acetate/propionate family kinase: MSVLVLNTGSSSVKFELFEGASPSELRSVAAGLVEGIGEAEGHMGATLPDGGRVDRDGVVADHREALESVMTHLADALTDLVAVGHRVVHGGEHFTEPTVIDDAAVEVIDSLSPLAPLHNPPALEGIRVARELRPEIPHVAVFDTAFHATLPPAAYRYAVPTSWYADHGVRRYGFHGTSHRYVAEQAAQSLGRPLEDLRTITLHLGNGASACAIDGGRSIDTSMGLSPLEGLVMGTRSGDLDPAVVFHMIRAGMSPDDVERALNRQSGLRGLAADNDMRRVHRAADAGDEGAQLALEVTAHRLRKYVGAYAAVLGGLDALVFTAGIGEHSPAVRAAVVEPLGHLGLTLDVAANAAADAADGPVRISRPDASPAVLVVATDEERMIAAEALRALAG, translated from the coding sequence ATGAGCGTCCTCGTGCTCAACACCGGCAGCTCGTCGGTGAAGTTCGAGCTGTTCGAGGGGGCGTCGCCCTCCGAGCTCCGCTCGGTCGCGGCCGGCCTGGTCGAGGGCATCGGCGAGGCGGAGGGCCACATGGGCGCCACCCTGCCCGACGGCGGACGGGTGGACCGCGACGGCGTGGTCGCCGACCACCGCGAGGCGCTCGAGTCGGTCATGACCCACCTGGCCGACGCCCTGACGGACCTGGTGGCCGTCGGGCACCGGGTCGTCCACGGCGGGGAGCACTTCACCGAGCCGACGGTGATCGACGACGCGGCGGTCGAGGTGATCGACTCGCTCTCGCCGCTGGCGCCGCTGCACAACCCGCCGGCGCTCGAGGGCATCCGGGTCGCACGCGAGCTCCGGCCCGAGATCCCGCACGTGGCCGTGTTCGACACCGCCTTCCACGCGACGCTGCCTCCGGCGGCGTACCGCTACGCCGTGCCCACGTCATGGTACGCCGACCACGGCGTGCGCCGCTACGGCTTCCACGGCACGTCGCACCGCTACGTGGCGGAGCAGGCCGCCCAGTCGCTCGGCCGGCCGCTCGAGGACCTCCGGACCATCACCCTCCACCTCGGCAACGGCGCGTCGGCGTGCGCGATCGACGGCGGCCGGTCGATCGACACCTCGATGGGGCTGTCTCCCCTCGAGGGGCTGGTGATGGGCACCAGGTCGGGGGACCTCGACCCGGCCGTCGTCTTCCACATGATCCGCGCCGGCATGTCCCCCGACGACGTCGAGCGGGCGCTCAACCGCCAGTCGGGGCTGCGCGGCCTCGCCGCCGACAACGACATGCGGCGGGTGCACCGGGCAGCCGACGCCGGCGACGAGGGGGCGCAGCTGGCGCTCGAGGTCACCGCGCACCGCCTGCGCAAGTACGTGGGCGCCTACGCCGCCGTGCTCGGCGGGCTGGACGCGCTCGTCTTCACCGCGGGGATCGGCGAGCACTCGCCGGCGGTGCGCGCCGCGGTCGTCGAACCCCTCGGCCACCTCGGGCTGACGCTCGACGTCGCCGCCAACGCGGCGGCGGATGCCGCCGACGGCCCGGTCCGGATCAGCCGGCCGGACGCCTCGCCGGCGGTGCTGGTGGTGGCGACCGACGAGGAGCGCATGATCGCCGCCGAGGCGCTGCGGGCCCTCGCCGGCTGA
- the pta gene encoding phosphate acetyltransferase — translation MPSDAPTAVYLAAVQPRSGKSLVALGILELVSRRVDEIGYFRPVVASEDDHRLALMRDRYRLGDRAAYAYTDDQVDALLAQGRQDEVFKGVIAAYREMAEGCRFVLIEGTDQTGTRSALEFDFNARVANHLGASVVALVNGQGPSPEEVAESVHVAERALGGEGVTTAAIVVNRVAPAHVDAVSAQIADLDVLTAVIPEDQRLSMPTLSEVVQAIGAEELHRGRGDLDVAVSTFAVAAMSLPNMLERMADGELVIAPGDRPDVLVGALASRIADTYPDIAGVILTGGLSPAPQILRLLEGLGGIPTPIYTTDTDTYATARAVSEVAPIIAPGSVHKIATALGLFEEHIDTEALIDTFEVTRSGRVTPLMFEYDLIERARVDRKHIVLPEGTDDRILTAASLLHRRQVVDLTLLGPEDEVRRRASAAGVDLADIAVVDPATSPDRERYAKAYVEARSHKGMVFDRADEVMCDVSYFGTMMVHLGEADGMVSGAAHTTAHTLRPAFEFIRTRPGVSSVSSVFLMCLADRVLVYGDCAVIPNPTTEQLADIAISSAETARTFGIDPVVAMLSYSTGGSGSGEDVERVRAATELVHERAPDLAVEGPIQYDAAVDVGVGQKKLPESEVAGRATVFVFPDLNTGNNTYKAVQRSAGAVAIGPVLQGLNKPVNDLSRGALVADVVNTVAITAIQAQMAGRREGAA, via the coding sequence ATGCCCTCTGATGCCCCCACCGCCGTCTACCTCGCCGCCGTCCAGCCGCGCTCCGGCAAGTCCCTGGTCGCCCTCGGGATCCTCGAGCTGGTCAGCCGGCGGGTGGACGAGATCGGCTACTTCCGCCCCGTGGTCGCGTCCGAGGACGACCACCGACTGGCGCTGATGCGCGACCGCTACCGCCTGGGCGACCGCGCCGCGTACGCCTACACCGACGACCAGGTGGACGCGCTGCTGGCCCAGGGACGCCAGGACGAGGTGTTCAAGGGCGTCATCGCCGCGTACCGGGAGATGGCGGAGGGCTGCCGGTTCGTGCTGATCGAGGGGACGGACCAGACGGGGACCCGCTCCGCCCTCGAGTTCGACTTCAACGCGCGGGTCGCGAACCACCTGGGGGCATCGGTCGTCGCGCTGGTCAACGGGCAGGGCCCGAGCCCGGAGGAGGTCGCCGAATCGGTCCACGTTGCCGAGCGCGCCCTCGGCGGGGAGGGGGTGACCACCGCGGCCATCGTGGTCAACCGGGTGGCGCCGGCCCACGTGGACGCGGTCAGCGCGCAGATCGCCGACCTCGACGTCCTGACGGCGGTCATCCCCGAGGACCAGCGGCTGTCGATGCCGACGCTGTCGGAGGTGGTCCAGGCGATCGGCGCGGAGGAGCTGCACCGCGGGCGGGGGGACCTCGACGTGGCGGTCAGCACGTTCGCCGTCGCCGCGATGAGCCTGCCGAACATGCTCGAGCGGATGGCCGACGGCGAGTTGGTGATCGCGCCCGGGGACCGGCCCGACGTGCTGGTCGGGGCGCTCGCGAGCCGGATCGCCGACACCTACCCGGACATCGCCGGGGTCATCCTGACCGGCGGTCTCAGCCCGGCCCCCCAGATCCTCCGCCTCCTCGAGGGGCTCGGCGGCATCCCGACGCCGATCTACACCACCGACACCGACACCTACGCGACCGCCCGCGCGGTCAGCGAGGTCGCCCCGATCATCGCCCCGGGATCGGTGCACAAGATCGCGACCGCCCTCGGCCTGTTCGAGGAGCACATCGACACCGAGGCGCTGATCGACACCTTCGAGGTGACCCGGTCCGGCCGGGTCACGCCCCTCATGTTCGAGTACGACCTGATCGAGCGGGCCCGTGTGGACCGCAAGCACATCGTGCTGCCCGAGGGCACGGACGACCGGATCCTGACCGCCGCGTCCCTGCTCCACCGCCGCCAGGTCGTCGACCTGACCCTGCTCGGCCCCGAGGACGAGGTGCGCCGCCGCGCGTCGGCGGCCGGCGTCGACCTCGCCGACATCGCCGTCGTCGACCCGGCCACGAGCCCGGACCGCGAGCGCTACGCGAAGGCCTACGTCGAGGCGCGGTCGCACAAGGGGATGGTCTTCGACCGCGCCGACGAGGTGATGTGCGACGTCAGCTACTTCGGGACGATGATGGTCCACCTCGGCGAGGCCGACGGCATGGTGAGCGGCGCCGCCCACACCACCGCGCACACCCTGCGCCCGGCCTTCGAGTTCATCCGCACCCGTCCCGGGGTCTCGAGCGTCTCGAGCGTGTTCCTGATGTGCCTCGCGGACCGGGTGCTCGTGTACGGCGACTGCGCGGTCATCCCGAACCCGACGACCGAGCAGCTCGCCGACATCGCCATCTCCTCCGCCGAGACCGCCCGCACGTTCGGCATCGACCCGGTCGTCGCGATGCTGAGCTACTCCACCGGCGGGTCCGGCTCGGGTGAGGACGTCGAGCGCGTCCGGGCCGCCACCGAGCTGGTCCACGAGCGTGCCCCCGACCTGGCGGTGGAGGGGCCGATCCAGTACGACGCGGCCGTCGACGTCGGCGTCGGGCAGAAGAAGCTGCCGGAGTCAGAGGTCGCGGGCCGCGCCACGGTCTTCGTCTTCCCGGACCTCAACACCGGGAACAACACCTACAAGGCCGTGCAGCGCTCCGCCGGGGCGGTGGCGATCGGCCCGGTGCTGCAGGGCCTCAACAAGCCGGTGAACGACCTGTCCCGCGGCGCCCTGGTCGCCGACGTGGTCAACACGGTCGCGATCACCGCCATCCAGGCGCAGATGGCCGGCCGTCGCGAGGGGGCGGCATGA
- a CDS encoding DUF2510 domain-containing protein, with amino-acid sequence MSQADAPAADWYPDPSGRFQFRYWDGESWTGHVSTDGKTDWDPPADGAQGQAEAGDQAQGAAEPTEGAEGGVTAQAQAAEEAGSAGVESAEAGSAGAGSAGAESAEEPTSGGAAPVEEPPADASADEPAPAADQPAQQPVDDSAWAPQPDPEPAGEPASPPAQEDAAQGGTIEEGEPSDANLVANRRASLEADVEAWVDEVANQVEPRLSRINAEWTSQPQAEAARACAYGLLIGHLAHLHPHMRGELSQVAEAHPSFTTLEAGARLDTLEQIARDHQRSAAWLGPLIGTEDAERIAMLFD; translated from the coding sequence GTGAGCCAGGCCGACGCACCCGCTGCTGATTGGTACCCCGACCCCTCCGGGCGGTTCCAGTTCCGGTACTGGGACGGCGAGTCCTGGACCGGCCACGTCTCGACGGACGGCAAGACCGACTGGGACCCGCCCGCCGACGGCGCGCAGGGGCAGGCCGAGGCCGGGGACCAGGCCCAGGGGGCCGCCGAGCCCACCGAAGGGGCCGAGGGCGGGGTCACCGCCCAGGCACAGGCCGCCGAGGAGGCGGGGTCGGCTGGGGTGGAGTCGGCTGAGGCGGGGTCGGCTGGGGCGGGGTCGGCTGGGGCGGAGTCGGCTGAGGAACCCACGTCCGGTGGTGCGGCACCGGTGGAGGAGCCCCCGGCAGACGCGTCCGCGGACGAGCCGGCCCCTGCGGCGGACCAGCCCGCCCAGCAGCCGGTCGACGACAGCGCCTGGGCGCCCCAGCCCGATCCCGAGCCGGCGGGGGAGCCGGCCAGCCCGCCGGCGCAGGAGGACGCGGCGCAGGGGGGCACGATCGAGGAGGGGGAGCCGTCCGACGCGAACCTCGTCGCCAACCGCCGGGCCTCGCTCGAGGCGGACGTCGAGGCCTGGGTCGACGAGGTCGCCAACCAGGTCGAGCCGCGGCTCAGCCGGATCAACGCCGAGTGGACCAGCCAGCCCCAGGCCGAGGCCGCCCGCGCCTGCGCCTACGGCCTGCTGATCGGGCACCTCGCCCACCTGCACCCCCACATGCGCGGCGAGCTCTCCCAGGTCGCCGAGGCCCACCCGTCGTTCACCACCCTCGAGGCCGGCGCCCGACTCGACACCCTCGAGCAGATCGCCCGCGACCACCAGCGCAGCGCCGCGTGGCTCGGCCCGCTGATCGGCACGGAGGACGCCGAGCGCATCGCCATGCTGTTCGACTGA
- a CDS encoding AI-2E family transporter, protein MPEPELPEPESPEPESPEPDPSAEPGPEDLASPATAEAPSDHLLDPPDARPDVGALLAKPLWERPTVRFGAYAWAMIGVLIIVIGLGIVIARLSTVVVPLVIALFPAAVLQPPTDWLRARGFPDWAAALVVLLGTFGIVGGIIALIAPQFADQVDVLGEAIRDGYQQFEEFLANGPFGLQPIRLDDLIDQLSDQLQSAVPNGGELATNVLGYAQAFFQTATATLLMLIALFFYLKDGRAIAGWVRSVFPTAMHADVDVIGQRMWMTIGGYIQGQLLVALVDAVFIGVGLWILQVDLALPLGVLVFFGGLFPIVGATISGFLAAIVALASNGVGTAAIVVVLVLAVQNLEGQLLQPIILGRALELHPLAIIVSLAVGGFLLGILGAFLAVPVAAATAQTIGYLRQRIPG, encoded by the coding sequence ATGCCTGAACCGGAGCTGCCTGAACCGGAGTCGCCTGAACCGGAGTCGCCTGAACCGGATCCGTCCGCCGAGCCCGGGCCGGAGGACCTCGCGTCGCCGGCCACCGCGGAGGCGCCGAGCGACCACCTCCTCGACCCGCCCGACGCCCGTCCGGACGTCGGCGCCCTGCTCGCCAAGCCGCTGTGGGAGCGCCCCACGGTCCGCTTCGGCGCCTACGCATGGGCGATGATCGGCGTCCTGATCATCGTGATCGGGCTCGGCATCGTGATCGCCCGGCTGTCGACGGTCGTCGTGCCGCTGGTGATCGCCCTGTTCCCCGCTGCGGTGCTGCAGCCCCCCACCGACTGGCTGCGCGCCCGCGGGTTCCCGGACTGGGCCGCGGCGCTGGTCGTGCTGCTGGGCACCTTCGGCATCGTCGGCGGCATCATCGCGCTGATCGCGCCGCAGTTCGCCGATCAGGTCGACGTCCTAGGCGAGGCGATCCGGGACGGCTACCAGCAGTTCGAGGAGTTCCTCGCCAACGGGCCCTTCGGCCTGCAGCCCATACGGCTCGACGACCTGATCGACCAGCTCAGCGATCAGCTGCAGTCGGCCGTGCCGAACGGCGGCGAGCTCGCGACGAACGTGCTCGGCTACGCCCAGGCGTTCTTCCAGACGGCCACGGCGACCCTCCTGATGCTCATCGCCCTGTTCTTCTACCTGAAGGACGGCCGGGCGATCGCCGGGTGGGTGCGCTCGGTGTTCCCGACCGCGATGCACGCCGACGTGGACGTCATCGGCCAGCGGATGTGGATGACGATCGGCGGGTACATCCAGGGCCAGCTGCTCGTGGCCCTCGTCGACGCGGTCTTCATCGGCGTCGGGCTGTGGATCCTGCAGGTCGACCTGGCCCTGCCCCTCGGCGTGCTGGTGTTCTTCGGCGGCCTGTTCCCGATCGTCGGGGCGACGATCTCGGGGTTCCTCGCCGCGATCGTGGCGCTCGCCTCGAACGGGGTCGGCACGGCCGCGATCGTGGTGGTGCTGGTGCTCGCGGTGCAGAACCTCGAGGGGCAGCTCCTGCAGCCGATCATCCTCGGCCGTGCGCTCGAGCTGCACCCCCTCGCCATCATCGTGTCCCTCGCGGTGGGCGGGTTCCTGCTCGGGATCCTCGGCGCGTTCCTGGCCGTCCCGGTGGCTGCCGCGACCGCGCAGACCATCGGCTACCTCCGCCAGCGGATCCCCGGCTGA
- a CDS encoding M18 family aminopeptidase, producing the protein MAELPDARPSADDLTAGEDLCAFIDASPSPFHAVAEMARRLEADGFRRLDERDRWALEPGDAGYVIRDGGSIAAFRVGTAPAAEAGFRVVGAHTDSPTFRVRPRAEVSKAGYGQLTVEVYGGPLHYTWLDRDLTLAGRVALADGRVELVHLPGAPLRIPTLAIHLNRDLYEKGLKLNPQLHLVPVLSARAEGAGLADLLEGVVDADVTGWDLVLVDTQPSALGGMDRQFVLAPRQDNLVSCYAGVEALLDTEPGPATQVVVCNDHEEVGSRSAEGAAGPFLEDVLRRLIAAAGDADPQSLPRAVAGSVLVSADAAHAVHPNHADSHDAEHRPRLGGGPVIKTHASQAYATDARTLAWFTARCADAGVPVQHFTNRADSQSGSTIGPLTATRLGLPTVDVGNPLLSMHSIREQSAAVDLLHLVGALRQHLVHA; encoded by the coding sequence ATGGCCGAGCTCCCCGACGCGCGACCGAGCGCCGACGACCTGACCGCGGGTGAGGACCTGTGCGCGTTCATCGACGCGTCGCCCTCGCCCTTCCACGCCGTCGCCGAGATGGCCCGGCGGCTCGAGGCCGATGGGTTCCGCCGCCTCGACGAGCGCGACCGGTGGGCCCTCGAGCCCGGTGATGCCGGGTACGTCATCCGCGACGGCGGGTCGATCGCCGCGTTCCGGGTCGGCACGGCACCCGCGGCGGAGGCGGGCTTCCGCGTCGTCGGGGCGCACACCGACTCCCCCACGTTCCGCGTGCGACCGAGGGCGGAGGTGTCGAAGGCCGGGTACGGCCAGCTCACCGTGGAGGTGTACGGCGGGCCGCTGCACTACACCTGGCTGGATCGGGACCTGACCCTCGCGGGCCGCGTCGCGCTGGCCGACGGCCGCGTCGAGCTGGTCCACCTGCCCGGGGCGCCGCTGCGCATCCCGACCCTGGCGATCCACCTGAACCGCGACCTGTACGAGAAGGGGCTCAAGCTCAACCCCCAGCTGCACCTGGTGCCGGTGCTGTCCGCACGGGCGGAGGGGGCGGGGCTGGCCGACCTGCTGGAGGGGGTCGTGGACGCCGACGTGACCGGCTGGGACCTGGTGCTGGTCGACACCCAGCCGTCGGCGCTGGGCGGGATGGACCGCCAGTTCGTCCTCGCACCCCGTCAGGACAACCTCGTCAGCTGCTACGCCGGCGTCGAGGCCCTGCTCGACACCGAGCCCGGACCCGCGACGCAGGTCGTGGTGTGCAACGACCACGAGGAGGTGGGGTCGCGCTCCGCGGAGGGTGCCGCCGGCCCCTTCCTCGAGGACGTGCTGCGCCGGCTGATCGCCGCGGCCGGCGACGCGGACCCGCAGTCGCTGCCGCGCGCCGTGGCGGGCTCGGTGCTGGTCAGCGCGGACGCCGCCCACGCGGTCCACCCGAACCACGCGGACTCCCACGACGCCGAGCACCGCCCCCGCCTGGGCGGTGGTCCGGTGATCAAGACCCACGCCAGCCAGGCGTACGCCACCGACGCGCGGACCCTCGCCTGGTTCACCGCCCGCTGCGCCGACGCCGGCGTGCCGGTGCAGCACTTCACCAACCGGGCGGACAGCCAGAGCGGGTCGACGATCGGGCCGCTGACGGCCACCCGGCTGGGCCTGCCGACCGTCGACGTCGGCAACCCGCTCCTCAGCATGCACTCGATCCGCGAGCAGTCCGCCGCGGTCGACCTCCTGCACCTCGTCGGCGCGCTGCGGCAGCATCTGGTCCATGCCTGA